A genomic segment from Polyangium mundeleinium encodes:
- the mutM gene encoding DNA-formamidopyrimidine glycosylase: MPELPEVEHQARALRRLLEGARIERAEADATPVLKGKTTPATFTAALAGRSFCGIERVGKLLLLSFDAGTGLACHLGMTGRWRARVAGDAPPRHGRARLFLQDGRVLDYVDVRMLGRLEIVPRDAFATLASSLGPDPLRDGLDAPRLAAQIAGTSRPIKNVLLDQTVLAGLGNIQVTEALFRARVHPSRAADALTPAEIEALADGILATLMHTLAVHERDDEIVYLSDRTDAPNPFLVYGRVGEPCPRCGAPIRTLTIAGRTSPFCPRCQRPTRLGPRRGRG; this comes from the coding sequence ATGCCCGAGCTGCCTGAGGTCGAGCACCAGGCGCGCGCGCTCCGCCGGCTCCTCGAAGGCGCGCGCATCGAGCGCGCCGAGGCCGACGCGACGCCTGTTCTGAAAGGAAAAACCACGCCGGCCACGTTCACGGCGGCCCTCGCGGGGCGCTCGTTCTGCGGGATCGAGCGTGTGGGCAAGCTGCTCTTGCTCTCGTTCGACGCGGGCACGGGCCTCGCCTGCCACCTCGGCATGACGGGCAGGTGGCGGGCCCGCGTGGCCGGCGACGCGCCTCCCCGGCACGGCCGCGCGCGCCTCTTTTTGCAGGACGGCCGCGTGCTCGACTACGTCGACGTGCGGATGCTCGGTCGACTGGAGATTGTGCCGCGTGACGCGTTCGCGACGCTCGCCTCGTCCCTCGGCCCCGACCCGCTGCGCGACGGCCTCGACGCGCCTCGCCTCGCCGCGCAGATCGCCGGCACTTCACGGCCCATCAAGAACGTGCTGCTCGATCAGACCGTCCTCGCGGGCCTCGGCAACATCCAGGTGACGGAGGCACTCTTTCGCGCACGCGTGCACCCTTCCCGCGCGGCCGATGCGCTCACGCCTGCGGAGATCGAAGCACTCGCCGACGGGATCCTCGCGACGCTCATGCACACGCTCGCGGTGCACGAGCGCGACGACGAGATCGTCTACCTCTCCGATCGGACCGACGCGCCGAACCCGTTCCTCGTCTACGGCCGCGTGGGCGAACCATGCCCGCGCTGCGGCGCCCCGATCCGCACCCTCACGATCGCCGGCCGCACGAGCCCCTTCTGCCCGCGCTGCCAGCGCCCTACTCGATTGGGCCCTCGGCGCGGCCGTGGATGA
- a CDS encoding cysteine desulfurase family protein, with protein MRVVYLDWNATTPPHPDVVAAMVEAATSAWGNPASVHGPGRRARSRVEDAREAVAALVGFDPRDVVLTSGGTEANNLALHHAFASTGGASSQPALVVGRIEHPSVVRFAEHLAARGVLVAWVDPEPSGRISPEAVADAMDRAVASGASVRLVALQAVNHETGVIQPVAAVAALCRSRGALLHVDAVQAVGKLPRSTLEGADLVSVAAHKIRGPKGIGALLTAPSVRLSRLLYGGSQERGLRPGTQDPVAAAGFAVAAERARHTPTRYAELAPLRDRLQADLVRLGREAGAEALPNGAAERAPHVTNLSFPGWRGEELCAALDLERVAVSSGSACSAGTAEPSPVLAAMVGEARALAAVRVSLGEETTADDVDEALARFARVLGRTRPAS; from the coding sequence CAACCCGGCCAGCGTGCACGGGCCGGGGCGGCGGGCGCGCTCGCGTGTCGAGGACGCACGCGAGGCGGTCGCCGCGCTCGTGGGGTTTGATCCGCGCGACGTCGTGCTGACCTCGGGCGGGACCGAGGCGAACAACCTCGCGCTCCACCATGCGTTCGCATCGACGGGCGGCGCGTCTTCGCAACCTGCGCTCGTCGTAGGCCGCATCGAGCACCCGAGCGTCGTTCGGTTCGCCGAACACCTCGCCGCGCGTGGGGTCCTCGTTGCGTGGGTGGATCCCGAGCCCTCGGGGCGGATCTCGCCCGAGGCCGTCGCCGACGCCATGGATCGTGCGGTTGCGTCGGGAGCCTCCGTGCGGCTCGTCGCGCTCCAGGCCGTGAACCACGAGACGGGCGTGATCCAGCCGGTCGCAGCCGTCGCGGCGCTCTGCCGGTCGCGGGGGGCGCTCCTCCACGTCGACGCGGTGCAGGCCGTGGGCAAGCTGCCGCGCTCGACCCTCGAAGGCGCGGATCTCGTCAGCGTGGCCGCGCACAAGATCCGGGGGCCCAAGGGCATCGGCGCGCTGCTCACGGCGCCGTCGGTGCGGCTGTCGCGCCTCCTGTACGGCGGCTCGCAAGAGCGCGGGCTCCGGCCGGGGACGCAGGATCCGGTCGCTGCCGCGGGGTTCGCCGTGGCGGCCGAGCGGGCGCGACACACCCCCACCCGGTACGCCGAGCTCGCGCCGCTCCGGGATCGGCTCCAGGCCGACCTCGTTCGGCTGGGCCGCGAGGCCGGGGCCGAGGCTCTGCCCAACGGCGCGGCCGAGCGCGCGCCTCATGTGACGAACCTCTCCTTTCCGGGCTGGCGTGGCGAGGAGCTCTGCGCGGCGCTCGACCTCGAGCGCGTGGCGGTCTCCAGCGGGTCGGCTTGCAGCGCGGGCACGGCCGAGCCTTCGCCGGTGCTCGCGGCGATGGTGGGCGAGGCGCGCGCGCTCGCGGCGGTGCGGGTCTCGCTCGGCGAAGAGACCACCGCGGACGACGTCGACGAGGCCCTCGCGCGGTTCGCCCGCGTCCTCGGACGCACCCGCCCCGCATCCTGA
- the rlmB gene encoding 23S rRNA (guanosine(2251)-2'-O)-methyltransferase RlmB yields the protein MTRLVYGLQPVREAVRVHGDALERVVVEQGGSPKIQAVGRFAEGRGVRVETAPRIELDRRTGGGRHQGVLAVAPDLRIRGVDQLAIEPTSIVVALDGIMDPQNFGAIVRSAVALGATGIVWPEHSSAPLSPAMFRASAGAIEHATLCRVSSLPEALRSLADRGVTVIALDAQGPTTLGAVDLRGPVAIVIGAEDKGARKAVLRACQHVARLPMAGPIGSLNASVAGALALYEVLRQRQVPT from the coding sequence ATGACTCGACTTGTGTATGGCCTCCAGCCCGTCCGCGAAGCCGTGCGCGTGCACGGCGACGCTCTCGAACGTGTCGTCGTCGAGCAAGGCGGGAGCCCCAAGATCCAGGCTGTCGGACGTTTCGCCGAGGGCCGCGGCGTCCGCGTCGAGACCGCGCCCCGCATCGAGCTCGATCGTCGCACCGGCGGCGGCAGGCACCAGGGTGTGCTCGCGGTCGCGCCGGACCTCAGGATCCGCGGCGTGGATCAGCTAGCGATCGAGCCGACGTCCATCGTCGTCGCGCTCGACGGGATCATGGATCCGCAGAACTTCGGGGCGATCGTGCGCAGCGCCGTCGCGCTCGGGGCCACGGGGATCGTCTGGCCCGAGCACAGCTCCGCGCCGCTCTCGCCGGCCATGTTCCGCGCATCCGCGGGCGCCATCGAGCACGCCACACTCTGCCGTGTCTCGTCCTTGCCGGAAGCGCTGCGCTCCCTCGCGGATCGCGGCGTCACCGTGATCGCCCTCGACGCGCAGGGGCCGACGACGCTCGGCGCGGTCGATCTGCGCGGCCCGGTGGCGATCGTGATCGGCGCCGAGGACAAGGGCGCGCGCAAGGCCGTGCTCCGCGCCTGCCAGCACGTCGCGCGCTTGCCGATGGCGGGGCCGATCGGATCGCTCAACGCCTCGGTCGCGGGCGCGCTCGCGCTCTACGAGGTGCTCCGCCAGCGGCAGGTGCCCACCTGA
- a CDS encoding MlaE family ABC transporter permease — protein MSAANTHDEPAPESGIDQAAEAPDASIAAVVGAQAMELVGMGLGIASVFVRTLYYCLRGRPDFGAVVRQMFEIGNRSVVFLTVVMGFIGMILVLQGGLQVKRILPEFSMVGASYLELLVRDLAATISALMLATRVGAGIAAEIGSMVVTEQVDALRMCAADPIDYLIKPRFLASLVMTICLVIWAAGVAMLTGMLTAYIMFDVNPRTFFNLHLVDTGDLVVGLAKCLAYGAAIPVVAGHSGLTTHGGSEGVGWATTRAVVNASLAVIVLDLILSALGYVLLGP, from the coding sequence GTGAGCGCGGCGAACACCCACGACGAGCCCGCGCCCGAGAGCGGCATCGACCAGGCCGCCGAGGCCCCGGACGCGTCGATCGCCGCGGTGGTGGGCGCACAGGCGATGGAGCTCGTGGGCATGGGCCTCGGGATCGCCTCGGTGTTCGTCCGGACGCTCTACTACTGCCTCCGCGGCCGGCCGGACTTCGGCGCCGTCGTGCGGCAGATGTTCGAGATCGGCAACCGCTCGGTCGTCTTCTTGACCGTGGTGATGGGCTTCATCGGGATGATCCTGGTCCTCCAGGGCGGGCTCCAGGTGAAGCGCATCCTGCCCGAGTTCAGCATGGTCGGCGCCTCGTACCTGGAGCTGCTCGTCCGGGATCTCGCGGCCACGATCAGCGCGCTGATGCTCGCCACGCGCGTCGGCGCGGGCATCGCGGCCGAGATCGGATCGATGGTCGTCACCGAGCAGGTCGACGCGCTGCGCATGTGCGCGGCCGATCCGATCGACTACCTCATCAAGCCACGTTTCCTCGCGAGCCTCGTCATGACCATTTGCCTGGTCATCTGGGCGGCGGGCGTCGCGATGCTGACGGGCATGCTCACCGCGTACATCATGTTCGATGTCAACCCGCGGACGTTCTTCAACCTGCACCTCGTCGACACGGGCGACCTCGTCGTGGGCCTGGCGAAGTGCCTGGCCTACGGCGCCGCGATCCCGGTCGTCGCGGGCCACTCGGGGCTCACCACACACGGCGGCAGCGAGGGCGTCGGCTGGGCGACCACGCGGGCCGTCGTGAACGCCTCGCTCGCGGTGATCGTGCTCGATCTGATCCTCTCCGCGCTTGGCTACGTGCTCCTGGGTCCCTAG
- the pyrF gene encoding orotidine-5'-phosphate decarboxylase, giving the protein MNDATRRLVFPLDYGSLDEARAGARVVAPSVGVLKVGLELFVREGPAAIAACHDLGRDVFLDLKLHDIPETVGRAVQSAASLGVRYLTVHAHGGRAMLERAAEEAARASAPLTILAVTVLTSLDAQDLTALGLSASPAEQAERVARLAWDAGVRGFVASASEAANLRRALGPEALLVTPGIRPAGSAAGDQKRITTPAQAISSGADLLVVGRPIRDAASPLDAARAVVAEIEGALAARST; this is encoded by the coding sequence ATGAACGACGCGACGAGGCGGCTCGTCTTCCCGCTGGATTACGGCTCGCTCGATGAAGCCCGGGCCGGCGCGCGTGTCGTCGCTCCGTCGGTCGGCGTGCTCAAGGTGGGGCTCGAGCTCTTCGTGCGGGAAGGGCCCGCCGCGATCGCGGCGTGTCACGATCTCGGCCGGGACGTTTTTCTCGACCTGAAGCTCCACGACATCCCCGAGACCGTGGGCCGCGCGGTGCAAAGCGCGGCATCGCTCGGGGTCCGGTACCTGACGGTCCACGCGCACGGCGGTCGCGCGATGCTCGAACGTGCAGCCGAGGAGGCCGCGCGTGCGAGCGCGCCGCTCACGATCCTCGCGGTCACCGTGTTGACCTCGCTCGATGCGCAGGATCTCACGGCGCTCGGTTTGTCCGCGTCCCCGGCAGAACAAGCGGAGCGGGTCGCGCGGCTCGCGTGGGACGCGGGGGTGCGAGGGTTCGTCGCGTCTGCGTCGGAGGCGGCGAACCTCCGGCGCGCGCTCGGGCCGGAGGCGCTGCTCGTCACGCCGGGCATCCGGCCGGCGGGCAGCGCGGCCGGGGATCAGAAGCGAATCACGACGCCGGCGCAGGCGATCTCGAGCGGGGCGGATCTGCTCGTCGTCGGGCGGCCGATCCGCGACGCGGCGAGCCCGCTCGACGCTGCGCGCGCCGTCGTGGCCGAAATCGAAGGCGCGCTCGCCGCAAGGAGCACATGA
- a CDS encoding ABC transporter ATP-binding protein: MISFRHLAKSFGTKKVIEDVSFDVQDGEVFFIIGQSGVGKSVLIKHLVGLLYPDAGEIWLDGEEISRFDEEQMYPVRMKCAMVFQHSTLFDSMTCAENVALPLRKHKGLKPKEALAEARKRLDQVHMREFADRFPPELGDGMRKRVAIARALTLDPRYVLFDEPTTSLDPVSARRVDKLIRELSDTLGVTSIVVSHDLASIFSIADRIVMLYKGFVRLIGTPDDFKASNDEIIQQFIHGRAEGPIE, translated from the coding sequence ATGATTTCCTTCCGCCACCTCGCCAAATCCTTCGGGACGAAGAAGGTCATCGAGGACGTCAGCTTCGACGTTCAAGACGGGGAGGTTTTTTTCATCATCGGTCAATCGGGCGTCGGCAAGAGCGTGCTCATCAAGCACCTCGTTGGCCTGCTCTATCCGGACGCGGGCGAGATCTGGCTCGACGGCGAGGAGATCAGCCGCTTCGACGAGGAGCAGATGTACCCGGTGCGCATGAAGTGCGCGATGGTCTTCCAGCACTCGACGCTCTTCGACTCGATGACCTGCGCGGAGAACGTGGCGCTGCCGCTGCGCAAACACAAAGGCCTGAAGCCGAAGGAGGCGCTCGCCGAGGCGCGCAAGCGGCTCGATCAGGTGCACATGCGCGAGTTCGCCGACAGGTTCCCGCCCGAGCTCGGCGACGGCATGCGCAAGCGCGTGGCCATCGCGCGCGCGCTCACGCTCGACCCACGTTACGTGCTCTTCGACGAACCCACGACGAGCCTCGATCCCGTGAGCGCGCGGCGCGTGGACAAACTCATCCGCGAGCTGAGCGACACGCTCGGCGTGACGAGCATCGTCGTGAGCCACGACCTCGCGAGCATCTTCTCGATCGCCGATCGGATCGTGATGCTCTACAAAGGGTTCGTTCGGCTGATCGGGACGCCCGACGACTTCAAGGCCTCGAACGACGAGATCATCCAGCAGTTCATCCACGGCCGCGCCGAGGGCCCAATCGAGTAG
- a CDS encoding MlaD family protein, producing the protein MASPRSIEVKVGILILTATVLLAVFILVMGGINFQPTYALFVDFDNPGGLQTGAPIKIAGVKVGKITEIQFRGGEVPGGAGKRDPLVRVKVEVEKRYQPSVRDNAVFYVTSSSVLGEQFLALDPGSGDRPVLAENAIVRGLDPPRLDMLIAKAYDLLDTTVNALSGNKDEIGTALNGLSRTLKGTGDFFDKNGERLDRIAANVEQITVDTQDTVREAKQKYVENPQIDRILDNVDRTTGALAKDAPPLLADAKVTLANVKRVSETVGGEGEQAKIRQAIGDLAEIARNTKGITQDAQAIASSVRRGKGTVGALVMDEQLYDDLQELVRDLKHNPWKFFWRE; encoded by the coding sequence ATGGCGAGCCCGCGATCGATCGAGGTCAAGGTCGGCATCCTGATCCTGACGGCCACCGTTCTCCTCGCGGTGTTCATCCTCGTCATGGGCGGCATCAACTTCCAGCCCACGTATGCCCTCTTCGTCGACTTCGACAACCCCGGCGGCCTGCAAACCGGCGCCCCTATCAAGATCGCCGGAGTCAAAGTAGGTAAAATCACCGAAATACAGTTCCGGGGTGGAGAAGTGCCGGGCGGCGCGGGCAAACGTGATCCGCTCGTGCGGGTGAAGGTCGAAGTCGAGAAGCGGTATCAGCCGAGCGTTCGTGACAACGCGGTCTTTTACGTGACGTCGTCGAGCGTGCTCGGCGAGCAGTTCCTCGCGCTCGATCCGGGCTCGGGTGATCGGCCCGTGCTCGCGGAGAACGCGATCGTGCGAGGCCTCGATCCGCCGCGCCTCGACATGCTGATCGCCAAGGCCTACGACCTGCTCGACACCACGGTGAACGCGCTCTCGGGCAACAAGGACGAGATCGGCACCGCGCTGAACGGCCTCTCGCGCACGCTGAAGGGCACCGGGGACTTCTTCGACAAGAACGGCGAACGGCTCGATCGCATCGCGGCGAACGTCGAGCAAATCACGGTGGACACGCAGGACACCGTGCGCGAGGCCAAGCAGAAGTACGTCGAGAACCCGCAGATCGATCGCATCCTCGACAACGTCGATCGCACGACGGGCGCGCTCGCGAAGGACGCGCCGCCCTTGCTCGCGGACGCGAAGGTCACGCTCGCCAACGTCAAGCGCGTGAGCGAAACCGTCGGCGGCGAGGGCGAGCAGGCGAAGATCCGCCAGGCGATCGGCGACCTCGCCGAGATCGCCCGGAACACGAAAGGCATCACCCAGGACGCGCAGGCGATCGCCTCGAGCGTGCGGCGTGGCAAAGGCACGGTGGGCGCGCTCGTGATGGACGAGCAGCTCTACGACGATCTCCAGGAGCTCGTGCGCGACCTCAAGCACAACCCCTGGAAGTTCTTCTGGCGCGAGTAA
- a CDS encoding acetyl-CoA carboxylase biotin carboxyl carrier protein subunit yields MAKVIKAHITGNVWKIEVKVGDKIEEGTVVAILESMKMEMPVEAEDEGTITKILVKEEQAVKEGEPLVEFE; encoded by the coding sequence ATGGCAAAGGTCATCAAGGCGCACATCACGGGCAACGTCTGGAAGATCGAAGTGAAGGTCGGCGACAAGATCGAGGAAGGGACCGTCGTCGCGATCCTCGAGTCCATGAAGATGGAGATGCCCGTCGAGGCCGAGGACGAGGGCACGATCACGAAGATCCTCGTGAAGGAGGAGCAGGCCGTGAAGGAAGGCGAGCCCCTCGTCGAGTTCGAGTGA
- a CDS encoding MlaE family ABC transporter permease: MGLLEEIGGGFLGAAATVGGMGLLGYQILRRLVTFRIDRAETLRNLYRMGVKSIPIVIVTALFTGAIMVIQAAPLVVRLGAQGLLGWGAGFGILREIAPLLTALMINGRVGANNTAELGTMVVTEQIDALRVLAIDPIAFLIAPRFVAIVTTLFLSTIFADTLALLGAAYGGFGLLGVEPKTFYNGLTSGLLGLSDVTSGLVKSIVFGVVMALSSCQYGLGVKGGAPGVGRAVNATVVASAAGIFILDYFVSFTLD, encoded by the coding sequence GTGGGGCTCCTCGAGGAGATCGGCGGCGGCTTCCTCGGCGCGGCGGCCACCGTCGGCGGCATGGGCCTGCTCGGCTACCAGATCCTCCGAAGGCTCGTCACCTTCCGCATCGATCGCGCCGAGACCCTCCGGAACCTCTACCGGATGGGCGTGAAATCGATCCCCATCGTGATCGTAACGGCCCTCTTCACGGGCGCGATCATGGTCATCCAGGCCGCGCCGCTCGTCGTGCGCCTCGGCGCGCAGGGCTTGCTCGGCTGGGGCGCGGGCTTCGGCATCCTGCGTGAGATCGCGCCGCTCTTGACGGCGCTCATGATCAACGGCCGCGTCGGCGCGAACAACACGGCCGAGCTCGGCACCATGGTCGTCACCGAGCAGATCGACGCGCTGCGCGTGCTCGCGATCGATCCCATCGCGTTCCTGATCGCGCCGCGCTTCGTCGCGATCGTGACCACGCTCTTCCTGTCCACGATCTTCGCCGACACGCTCGCGCTGCTCGGCGCCGCGTACGGCGGCTTCGGCCTGCTCGGCGTCGAGCCGAAGACGTTTTACAACGGCCTGACGAGCGGCCTGCTCGGCCTGAGCGACGTCACGAGTGGCCTCGTGAAGAGCATCGTCTTCGGCGTCGTGATGGCGCTCTCGAGCTGCCAGTACGGGCTCGGCGTGAAGGGCGGCGCGCCGGGCGTCGGGCGGGCCGTGAACGCGACCGTGGTGGCCTCGGCCGCGGGCATCTTCATCCTCGACTACTTCGTCTCCTTCACGCTGGACTGA